The following proteins are co-located in the Pseudarthrobacter siccitolerans genome:
- a CDS encoding ABC-F family ATP-binding cassette domain-containing protein: protein MAHIDVSGIDYFLSDGTQLLNGVTFKVPDGTKTALIGPNGTGKTTLFRIIAGDLTADEGVVGRSGNMGIMRQFVGQVRDGSTVRDLLVSAAPPALAAAAQEVDDAELAMVEHDDEPSQMRYAQAIVDWGDAGGYDVETVWDEVCMAALGLPFDRAQHRPASSLSGGEQKRLVLEALFAGPDDLLLLDEPDNYLDVPGKRWLEDKLNESKKTVFFISHDRELLNNAAGRIVTLEPGINGAGAWIHGGGFGSYVEARADRNARFEELRKRWDEEHVKLKELVNMYKNKAAFRSDMANRYHAAQTRLAKFLEIGPPEALPIEQNVQMRLKGGRTAKRAIVAEKLELTGLMKPFSTEVWFGDRVGVLGSNGSGKSHFLRLLATGGTDPEREHVPVSDVEIAEVPHEGTVKLGARIRPGFFAQTHVRPDLLGKTLLEILHRGDEHRSGLGREAAAGALDGYGLAGQSEQKYESLSGGQQARFQILLLQLSGATLLLLDEPTDNLDLHSAEALERAIDHFEGTVLAVTHDRWFARTFDRFLVFGSDGKVYESDEPVWDEKRVERAR from the coding sequence GTGGCCCATATTGACGTTTCCGGTATCGATTACTTCCTCTCCGACGGCACCCAACTGCTCAACGGAGTGACCTTCAAGGTTCCGGACGGCACCAAGACGGCCCTCATCGGGCCCAACGGTACGGGCAAAACCACGCTGTTCAGGATTATCGCCGGCGACCTGACTGCCGATGAAGGCGTGGTCGGCCGGTCGGGCAACATGGGCATCATGCGGCAGTTCGTGGGCCAGGTCCGCGATGGATCCACCGTCCGTGACCTGCTGGTGTCCGCGGCCCCGCCCGCCCTGGCCGCCGCAGCCCAAGAGGTGGACGACGCCGAGCTGGCCATGGTGGAGCACGACGACGAGCCCAGCCAGATGCGCTATGCCCAGGCCATCGTGGACTGGGGGGACGCCGGGGGTTATGACGTCGAGACCGTCTGGGACGAGGTCTGCATGGCCGCGCTGGGACTCCCCTTTGACCGCGCCCAGCACCGCCCGGCGTCGAGCCTTTCCGGCGGCGAGCAGAAAAGGCTGGTCCTCGAAGCGCTCTTTGCCGGTCCTGACGACCTGCTGCTGCTCGACGAACCGGACAACTACCTGGACGTGCCGGGCAAGCGCTGGCTTGAGGACAAGCTGAATGAATCCAAAAAAACTGTCTTCTTCATCAGCCACGACCGGGAACTGCTGAACAACGCCGCGGGCCGCATCGTGACGCTTGAGCCCGGCATCAACGGGGCGGGAGCCTGGATCCACGGTGGCGGCTTCGGCTCCTACGTGGAGGCGCGGGCGGACCGGAATGCCCGCTTCGAGGAACTTCGCAAGCGCTGGGACGAGGAGCACGTCAAGCTCAAGGAACTCGTCAACATGTACAAAAACAAGGCCGCGTTCCGCTCCGACATGGCCAACCGCTACCACGCGGCCCAGACCCGGCTGGCGAAATTCCTGGAGATCGGGCCGCCCGAAGCGCTGCCCATTGAGCAGAACGTGCAGATGCGGCTCAAGGGCGGCCGGACCGCCAAGCGCGCCATCGTTGCCGAGAAGCTGGAACTAACCGGCCTGATGAAGCCGTTCTCCACGGAAGTATGGTTCGGCGACCGCGTGGGCGTCCTGGGGTCCAACGGCTCGGGCAAATCGCACTTCCTCCGGCTGCTGGCCACAGGAGGGACCGATCCTGAGCGGGAGCACGTGCCCGTGTCCGACGTCGAAATCGCCGAAGTGCCGCATGAGGGCACGGTGAAACTCGGCGCCCGTATCCGGCCGGGCTTCTTTGCCCAGACGCACGTGCGGCCGGACCTGCTGGGCAAGACCCTCCTGGAAATCCTGCACCGCGGCGACGAACACCGGTCCGGGCTGGGCCGTGAGGCAGCAGCGGGCGCGCTGGACGGATACGGGCTGGCCGGGCAATCAGAGCAGAAGTACGAATCCCTGTCCGGCGGGCAGCAGGCACGGTTCCAGATCCTGCTCCTGCAACTGAGCGGCGCCACGCTGCTGCTCCTCGACGAACCAACGGACAACCTTGACCTGCACTCCGCCGAGGCCCTTGAACGGGCCATCGACCACTTCGAAGGCACCGTCCTGGCGGTGACGCACGACCGCTGGTTTGCCCGGACCTTCGACCGCTTCCTGGTGTTCGGATCCGACGGCAAGGTGTACGAATCGGACGAGCCGGTGTGGGATGAGAAGCGGGTGGAGCGCGCCCGCTGA